A genomic segment from Manduca sexta isolate Smith_Timp_Sample1 chromosome 13, JHU_Msex_v1.0, whole genome shotgun sequence encodes:
- the LOC115453557 gene encoding uncharacterized protein LOC115453557 isoform X1 codes for MFSGMFAINLGLLVFITSTASVEFSSSCRQYRSNHLRQDGGLCFEIPPWQHRPVELDQHLEKLRERWGNSTRRSMMRSSQVALGNSEITRYIDTVLAPFLDTYHRNIQNAYQQMTGKILRKIKEEINTAIQKKQQIYAELTDLANELKVPAMCDEERRAARTLASKHVAQVYGCSEEARASIAKMGTYAEEMIGITRNHMQATMYDATRAFGAHAQRKMQKSDIASSLKDLSKAAVALGYELDLSLTNARRHNEQSCEHLSSCCSRARRQTEDAVSELRDQMYQCVYA; via the exons ATGTTTTCTGGAATGTTTGCTATTAATCTTGGTTTATTAGTTTTCATAACTTCAACCGCGTCTGTGGAGTTCTCGTCTAGTTGCCGG CAATACCGCAGCAACCACCTAAGACAAGATGGCGGCTTGTGTTTTGAGATACCACCATGGCAGCACCGGCCGGTTGAGTTAGATCAACATCTGGAGAAGCTCCGGGAGCGGTGGGGCAACTCCACCAGAAGGTCGATGATGAGGAGTTCGCAAGTGGCTTTGGGAAAcag TGAAATAACAAGATACATAGATACGGTCTTGGCACCATTCTTGGACACTTATCACAGGAACATTCAGAACGCATATCAACAAATGACAGGGAAGATCCTGCGCAAGATAAAGGAAGAGATCAACACAGCTATACAGAAGAAGCAGCAGATTTACGCGGAACTGACTGATTTGGCTAATGAGCTAAAGGTTCCAG CTATGTGCGACGAAGAACGTAGGGCAGCAAGAACCCTTGCAAGTAAGCACGTTGCACAGGTCTACGGGTGCTCTGAAGAAGCGAGAGCATCTATTGCGAAGATGGGCACCTACGCTGAAGAGATGATAGGCATCACCAGGAACCACATGCAAGCGACCATGTACGACGCCACCAGAGCCTTCGGTGCGCATGCGCAGAGAAAGATGcagaa ATCCGACATAGCCTCAAGCCTCAAAGATTTATCGAAAGCAGCTGTGGCGCTGGGATATGAATTGGACTTAAGCCTGACAAACGCCAGGCGTCACAACGAGCAGTCGTGTGAGCATCTCTCTTCCTGTTGCAGCAGGGCTCGGAGACAGACCGAGGATGCTGTATCAGAACTAAGAGATCAGATGTACCAGTGTGTCTACGCttaa
- the LOC115453557 gene encoding uncharacterized protein LOC115453557 isoform X2 produces the protein MFSGMFAINLGLLVFITSTASVEFSSSCRIPPWQHRPVELDQHLEKLRERWGNSTRRSMMRSSQVALGNSEITRYIDTVLAPFLDTYHRNIQNAYQQMTGKILRKIKEEINTAIQKKQQIYAELTDLANELKVPAMCDEERRAARTLASKHVAQVYGCSEEARASIAKMGTYAEEMIGITRNHMQATMYDATRAFGAHAQRKMQKSDIASSLKDLSKAAVALGYELDLSLTNARRHNEQSCEHLSSCCSRARRQTEDAVSELRDQMYQCVYA, from the exons ATGTTTTCTGGAATGTTTGCTATTAATCTTGGTTTATTAGTTTTCATAACTTCAACCGCGTCTGTGGAGTTCTCGTCTAGTTGCCGG ATACCACCATGGCAGCACCGGCCGGTTGAGTTAGATCAACATCTGGAGAAGCTCCGGGAGCGGTGGGGCAACTCCACCAGAAGGTCGATGATGAGGAGTTCGCAAGTGGCTTTGGGAAAcag TGAAATAACAAGATACATAGATACGGTCTTGGCACCATTCTTGGACACTTATCACAGGAACATTCAGAACGCATATCAACAAATGACAGGGAAGATCCTGCGCAAGATAAAGGAAGAGATCAACACAGCTATACAGAAGAAGCAGCAGATTTACGCGGAACTGACTGATTTGGCTAATGAGCTAAAGGTTCCAG CTATGTGCGACGAAGAACGTAGGGCAGCAAGAACCCTTGCAAGTAAGCACGTTGCACAGGTCTACGGGTGCTCTGAAGAAGCGAGAGCATCTATTGCGAAGATGGGCACCTACGCTGAAGAGATGATAGGCATCACCAGGAACCACATGCAAGCGACCATGTACGACGCCACCAGAGCCTTCGGTGCGCATGCGCAGAGAAAGATGcagaa ATCCGACATAGCCTCAAGCCTCAAAGATTTATCGAAAGCAGCTGTGGCGCTGGGATATGAATTGGACTTAAGCCTGACAAACGCCAGGCGTCACAACGAGCAGTCGTGTGAGCATCTCTCTTCCTGTTGCAGCAGGGCTCGGAGACAGACCGAGGATGCTGTATCAGAACTAAGAGATCAGATGTACCAGTGTGTCTACGCttaa
- the LOC119189191 gene encoding uncharacterized protein LOC119189191, translating to MAQKHFLQANINHCARAQDLLVQSLAQWSIHVAVVSEPYFVPRDDWAGDSDGSVAVITGVPPAPRPSKKSLAEFESFLIRLGTLVVQSSQPRPVLVAGDFNAKSLAWGSSVTDARGKGPGGMGDLLRTGRPKSGSEDTCVRHNGGSVVDITFATPDLARRVQGWRVLVEEETLSDHRYIRFSVSTPRTNQPSNSGSLTSRRWGGQRWAVTQLNREAVKEAALVQAWFPVPAGPVRVEEEAEWFGGNVANLRRGHAQARCLPPKRQVYWWSAELTQLRASCMAARRRLARHRRRHSRPPGDDEQERLLHGLHKTAKRALRVAIAQAKAAAREESRRTLDSDPWGRPYRMALSKLRPWAPR from the exons ATGGCACAAAAAcatttcctccaggcgaacatcaatcaCTGCGCCAGAGCGCAGGACTTGCTTGTTcagagcctggcgcagtggtcaatCCACGTGGCTGTAGTCAGCGAGCCGTATTTCGTTCCCCGGGATGACTGGGCAGGGGACTCCGACGGCTCGGTGGCTGTCATCACCGGGGTGCcgccggctccccgcccttcgaaaAA ATCCCTAGCCGAATTTGAGAGTTTTCTCATTCGGCTGGGAACCCTGGTGGTGCAAAGCAGCCAGCCCCGCCCTGTGcttgtcgccggcgacttcaatgcCAAATCCTTGGCCTGGGGTTCGTCGGTGACGGACGCGCGGGGTaagggccctggaggaatgggcgatctcctcaggACTGGTCGTCCTAAATCGGGGTCggaggacacgtgcgtgcggcacaacgggggTTCGGTGGTGGACATCACGTTCGCCACCCCGGACCTAGCCcgccgtgtccagggctggagagtcctggtGGAGGAGGAGACGCTGTCCGATCACCGGTACATACGGTTCAGTGTCTCCACTCCCCGGACCAACCAGCCCAGCAACAGTGGAAGTTTGACCTCCCGACGATGGGGCGGCCAGCGTTGGGCCGTTACGCAGCTCAACCGGGAGGCCGTGAAGGAAGCCGCTCTTGTTCAGGCGTGGTTCCCTGTACCGGCAGGGCCGGTGCGGGTCGaagaggaggcggagtggttcgggggcAATGTCGCAAATCTGCGACGCGGCCATGCCCAGGCCCGATGCCTCCCTCCGAAGcgacaggtgtactggtggtcggcggagctcACCCAGTTACGCGCGTCCTGCATGGCTGCGCGCCGTCGACTCGCCAGACACCGCCGCCGTCATTCCCGTCCGCCCGGCGATGATGAACAGGAGCGGCTGCTTCACGGCCTACACAAgacggccaagagagcgctgcgggtggccattgcgCAAGCAAAGGCCGCGGCACGTGAGGAGTCTCGGAGAACTCTCGACAGCGACCCGTGGGGACGCCCGTACCGCATGGCGTTGAGCAAGCTCCGCCCGTGGGCGCCCCGCTGA
- the LOC115453557 gene encoding uncharacterized protein LOC115453557 isoform X3, with translation MMRSSQVALGNSEITRYIDTVLAPFLDTYHRNIQNAYQQMTGKILRKIKEEINTAIQKKQQIYAELTDLANELKVPAMCDEERRAARTLASKHVAQVYGCSEEARASIAKMGTYAEEMIGITRNHMQATMYDATRAFGAHAQRKMQKSDIASSLKDLSKAAVALGYELDLSLTNARRHNEQSCEHLSSCCSRARRQTEDAVSELRDQMYQCVYA, from the exons ATGATGAGGAGTTCGCAAGTGGCTTTGGGAAAcag TGAAATAACAAGATACATAGATACGGTCTTGGCACCATTCTTGGACACTTATCACAGGAACATTCAGAACGCATATCAACAAATGACAGGGAAGATCCTGCGCAAGATAAAGGAAGAGATCAACACAGCTATACAGAAGAAGCAGCAGATTTACGCGGAACTGACTGATTTGGCTAATGAGCTAAAGGTTCCAG CTATGTGCGACGAAGAACGTAGGGCAGCAAGAACCCTTGCAAGTAAGCACGTTGCACAGGTCTACGGGTGCTCTGAAGAAGCGAGAGCATCTATTGCGAAGATGGGCACCTACGCTGAAGAGATGATAGGCATCACCAGGAACCACATGCAAGCGACCATGTACGACGCCACCAGAGCCTTCGGTGCGCATGCGCAGAGAAAGATGcagaa ATCCGACATAGCCTCAAGCCTCAAAGATTTATCGAAAGCAGCTGTGGCGCTGGGATATGAATTGGACTTAAGCCTGACAAACGCCAGGCGTCACAACGAGCAGTCGTGTGAGCATCTCTCTTCCTGTTGCAGCAGGGCTCGGAGACAGACCGAGGATGCTGTATCAGAACTAAGAGATCAGATGTACCAGTGTGTCTACGCttaa